In Romeriopsis navalis LEGE 11480, one genomic interval encodes:
- a CDS encoding thylakoid membrane photosystem I accumulation factor, whose translation MTLVCISCLVLATTIQPAWAGLTDDNFDGEIFALYAGNGSIVPPKNDLAATLKQNKAAVLVFYVDDSRDCKEFSIKISNLQGLYSRVANFIPVRIDSIPVKESYDPLDAGYYYKGYVPQTVIFNPQGEVKFDESGQASFESLDDTMREIFSLLPRTESSDLKRRPVNEISGELAN comes from the coding sequence ATGACACTGGTTTGCATCAGCTGCCTCGTTTTAGCCACAACGATTCAACCCGCTTGGGCCGGGCTCACAGACGATAACTTTGACGGTGAGATTTTTGCGCTGTACGCCGGTAATGGCTCGATCGTTCCCCCCAAGAACGACCTCGCCGCGACCCTTAAGCAAAATAAAGCCGCAGTCCTCGTGTTCTACGTTGATGACAGCCGTGATTGCAAGGAATTTTCCATCAAAATCTCGAATCTGCAAGGGCTTTACTCCCGTGTGGCTAATTTCATCCCGGTGCGGATTGATTCGATTCCGGTAAAGGAAAGCTACGACCCGCTTGATGCTGGCTACTACTACAAAGGCTATGTGCCGCAAACCGTAATCTTCAATCCCCAGGGTGAAGTCAAGTTTGATGAATCAGGTCAGGCATCGTTTGAATCCCTGGATGACACAATGCGAGAGATTTTCAGCTTACTGCCCCGAACTGAATCCTCTGACCTCAAGCGGCGTCCAGTGAATGAAATCAGTGGGGAACTGGCAAACTAA